TCACCTGCTCCCCTGCAAAGGGCTTATCTTGGGCCACAACCGCCTGAAAACCTGAAGAGAAGACCAAGCCGCCCAATACAACACTTGAAACCAAAGCTTTAACAAATTTATTCATGATACATTCCGCTTTCTTCTATGTGATACAAGCAACGAACGTCAACAGACAAAAACTCCCGCCCCTATAAAAAGGACGAGAGTTCTACTTCGTGTTACCACCTTTATTCGCTCTACCATTGCTGATAAAACCTCAATCAGTACGGACCGCTCAAGAAAAGATCGATACTGTGGCGTACGTAACGGGCGCTTCCGTTCACCCCTCTTGACTGATCAATCGGAGTGACCGCTCAGTGGCCATTTTCGGTTGAACATCCCTTACTTGCTTTCACCAAGCGCAAGCTCTCTACAAAGTTCGTTCCACTTACTTTCCACGTCATTGCGTTTCATCTGTTATCTTGTATATTACATGGATGAATAGAGAATGTCAAGAGGGAAATGAGTTAACTTTAATTCTCCAAGGCAAAAAAACATCGGAGATACCTTCATATGAACTCAACTTCGAAGGAAAGTATTTACTTTCATCCACATTGTCCCCAAGCCTCAAACAGGAAAAAACTCATATATGTAACACAAGCATCACCCCATCATCTTCCATCCATATCAAAAAGCAGATTTACCTTAATTTTTTAAGTTAACCATAATTATATTGTGAAAAATCTCATCTAATTATTCTATATCGCTCCTACCAGCATCAGACTTTCCCAAAAAACTTGGTATTTTTATTTTCTATATAATGCTTATCATTTCATATCCTTTCTAAACAATGTTACAATAGGGCTATCATGAGTAAAGGAGCAATTCTATGAAAAAAACTCGTTTAATGTCTATGGTGCTCTTATCTGCTAGCGCTTTAGCTTTAGCAGTCCCAACCCCTTCAGCTGGACCTGCAGCCGAAGCGATGACCGTGGTTCAAGCTCAAGAAGCTGGCACAAGCCTTAAATTAGGCTACCAAGCACCTCACGGTGACAAAGCCTTTGCTAGCGTTGTGGTTGCTTTAGATGGAGACACTATCACTGATGTTGTCTTGGACGAATACCAATTCTCAGATGCGGAAGGCTTTGAAGCCGTGCCGAACGCTGATGCTGGTGTAGGTAACGGTTTTGCCGAAGGCCAAAGACTATTCAGCAAACGTGAGAACTCTGATGAGTACTCTGCGATGATGACCGAGCACGCTGATTCAACCGTTTCATACGATGATAACCTTGAAGCGATTGAAGATGCTGTCAAAGGCAAGACCATCGAAGAAGTCGAAGCTTTAATTGAAGAAGTCAATGCCCTAGGTGAAGACGGCAACATTTCTGACGTTGTCACTGGTGCAACTTTAGTGGACGCTGCTGGCTACTTACAAGCTATCGTTGACACGGCTAAAGACGGCTTCACATTCAGCTTAAATGCAGGTGCAAACGTTGAATTAGAACAAGAACTTACGCAAGGTAGCGATGAGAATAGTTTCATGCTCGTTACCGTTGCCACTGAAGACGATACCGTCCTAGGTGTTGCAATTGATGAATTCCAATTTTTACAAGGCGAAGATTGGGAAGGCGTACCAAACTCTGACGCTGGCTTTGGTGAAGGCTATGCCGAAGGCAATGTTCTTGCCTCTAAACTCGTTAACGACGAAGCTTACTCTGCAAAGATAGCTGAATATGCTGAATCAACCACAAATTACGCCGCCAGCATCCAAGCAATCGCTGACTTTGCAGCTGGCAAAACAGTGGACGAACTCAAAGCAGCTGTCGAGGAATTAAACGGCTTAGGTGAAGACGGAAGTGTAGCGGACGTTATTACCGGTGCAACCCTTGAGAAAGCGCCTGTTTACCTTCAAGCAATCATTGACGCAGCAGACTAAGAAGTATCATTCACGCGCATTGACTCGTTCAATGCGCTTTTTTGACCTAGAGGAGGCCTTAGCTATGGAAACGCATCAAGACTTTATCGACCA
This region of Suicoccus acidiformans genomic DNA includes:
- a CDS encoding peptidoglycan-binding protein gives rise to the protein MKKTRLMSMVLLSASALALAVPTPSAGPAAEAMTVVQAQEAGTSLKLGYQAPHGDKAFASVVVALDGDTITDVVLDEYQFSDAEGFEAVPNADAGVGNGFAEGQRLFSKRENSDEYSAMMTEHADSTVSYDDNLEAIEDAVKGKTIEEVEALIEEVNALGEDGNISDVVTGATLVDAAGYLQAIVDTAKDGFTFSLNAGANVELEQELTQGSDENSFMLVTVATEDDTVLGVAIDEFQFLQGEDWEGVPNSDAGFGEGYAEGNVLASKLVNDEAYSAKIAEYAESTTNYAASIQAIADFAAGKTVDELKAAVEELNGLGEDGSVADVITGATLEKAPVYLQAIIDAAD